In Luteipulveratus mongoliensis, the DNA window CACCTTCAAGGCGGTCCCTGCGCTGGAGGAGTATGCGCTGATCACCTCGCCGTGGTGCGGGCGAGTTGTCGTGGCGAGCGCCTCCGCGACGGTGCGCGGAGCGTGCTCGGCAACCCGTACGTCGGGGAGCTCGCTCGTCATGTGGTGGACGAAGCCCGAGGTGAGCAGACTTCCGACGACGGCCACGCCGAGCGCGCTGCCGAGCTCGCGCGTGGTCGCTTGAAGGCCACCCGCGACACCTGCCTGGTGGGGCGGCAGGGCGTGCGCGATCACGGATGTGAGGGATGGCAGCGCGAGGGTCACGCCAGCACCGACGAGGACGAGCCATGCCCCGTACGCCGCGTAGCTCTCGTCGATGGCGGTCGCCAGTCCGAAGAGTCCGATGCCGATGACACCGAAAGCCGTTGCCAGCACAAGGCGTTCGCCGGCGCGGGCCACCAGGCTCGGGACGTAGCGGGCACCCGCCAGCAGCGGAACCGTCAGCGGGACGACGCCCAGTCCGGCCTCGAGCACGGAGAAGCCTCGGCCGTACTGCATCAAGGACGCGTTGAGGTAGAAGAGACCGAACACGCCGAAGAAGACGATCAGCATGCCCGAGCAGGCGGCTCTCAGGGCAGGGACGCGGAACAGCCGCGGATCCAGCAGTGGCTGAGCCGAACGCAGCTCGGTGCGTAGCCACGCCGCGAGCAGCACGAGGCAGGCGACGAAGGCGCCGATGACGGGCGCACTCGCCCACCCCCGCTCGGGGCCCTCGATGATCCCCATCAGCAACGCGAGAGTGCTCAGCGTGAGCAGCACCGCGCCGGGCAGGTCGAGGCTGCGATGGTGACGATCTGTTCGAGGAGCTGCGAGGGCGACCCAGATCGCGCCGATCAACGCCACAGGAATGACCGCCGCGAAGAGCCACCGCCAGGTGCCCACGCTGAGGAAGGTTCCGCCGCCGACGTTGCCGACGACCCCGCCGACGCCGGACATCGCGGCCCAGATGGCGAGCGCGTGCGACCGCCGGCGCGGCTCTGTCGCGTGGATCAGGACGGCCAGGCCGTTCGGCAGGACACACGCGGCGCCGAGGCCGGTGGCGGCACGGCCCACGAGCATGACCGCCACGTCGCCGGCGAGCGCTGAGACTCCCGCTCCCGCGGCGAAGATGAGCAACCCGGCGATGAGCACCCCTTTGCGGCCGTAGCGGTCCCCGAGGGCGCCCGCCGGGATGACGAGACAGGCGAAGACCACGACGTACGCATCGACGATCCAGAGCAGCTGGGAGGACGACGGGCGCAGGACGCTGGACGCCAGCATCGGCACCGCGAGATTGATCGATGCGACGAACCCGACGACCAGGATCGTGCACCAGCAGATGCCGGCCAGTACGAGCCGGTCACGAGCCCGTGGAGACGGCTCGGCGGCACGAGAGGTGAGGGGCGCGATCGCCGGTTCGGTGCGCACGGCGCCTCATGCCCTTCCGTAGGCGCCGGCGTCGATGTCCTCGACCAGGCCAGCACCGGTCGGGGTCCACGGAAGCATCGCGCGGGTGAGCTCGTTGGACGCCGTCATCGTGGTGCGGAAGAACCCGCCGACGAAGCCGAAGTGCTCATCGGCGTCCCCCGGAGCGACCGAGGTCACCGGTAGGTCCAAGGCGCGGCCGAGAGCCTCGGCGATGGTCCGGGTGCTGATCGCCTCTTCGTCAACCACGTGCAGGCGTGATCTGGCCGGCGCCTGCTCCAGCCCGAGCCGGATCAGGCGTGCGGCATCGGCGCGCGCCACGGCTGACCACCGTGCGGTGCCGTCGCCGACGTAGGCGGAGACGCCGTGCTTCCGGGCCGCCGCAGCGAGGAAGCTGACGAATCCCCAGTCGCCGACGCCATGGACCGACGGGGCGAAGCGGGCGATGACGGTTCGTACGCCGCGCCCGGCGTACTCGAGTGCGAGGTTCTCGCTGCCACCTCGCGCGGAGTCGGGTCCGACCGCCGGCGACGCGTCCGTCTCCCGGACCGGCCGTCCCTCGACGATTCCGGAGAGCGGGGCTGCTACGACGAGTGGACGGTCTGTGCCCAGGAGGGCGTCGGCCAAGGCACCGATGGCGGCGCGTTCGGACCGCTTCGTCTCGGCCGGATCGGCCCAGTCGTGCTTGTTCGCCAGGTGGACGACGCCGTCTGTCTCGGCCGCGCCGCTGCGGAGTGAGTCGAGATCATCAAGGTCGCCGCGGAGGACCTTCACACCCTTCTCGTCGAGCGCCGCAGCGGATGCGTCGGAACGGGCCAGCCCGATGACGTCATGGCCGGCGTCCAGCAGCTCGTCGACGGTTGCGGAGCCGATCCAGCCGGTTGCTCCAGTCACCAGTACACGCATGAGCGTGACCTCCTTGTGCCCTTGCGGGCGTCGATGGTGTGTGGCACGCGGCCGAACCGAGCAAGCGGTTACGAGACAGCGTGTACCGAAACTGTAGAGCATTACGAGACACTGTGTCCATGTACTGTGACGCGGGTGACCACAGAGCAGGGCCGAGGAGGCCGACCGCGGAGTGAGCAGGCTCGTGCGGCGGTGCTGCACGCGGTCGATGACCTGTTGCTCGAAGTCGGGTACTCGGCGATGACGATGAAGGGCATCGCCGAGCGAGCCGGCGTGTCCCGGCAGACGGTCTACCGGTGGTGGTCGACGAAGGCGGAGATCCTGTTCGAGGCGAGTGCCATCGACGCGGAGCAGGAGCTGGCCGTACGCCCGGCCGGCGATCCGGTGAGCGACCTCGCGGCGTACCTCGATGCGCTGGGGCGTTTCCTGGCCGAGTCCGAGGCGGGGGCTTCCTACCGTGCGCTCCTGGGCGAGGCGCAGCACGACGCGGCCGTGGCGCAGCTACTCGGGACGAAGGATGTGATCGGAGACAGTGCCCGGACGGTCATCGATCGAGCCGTGCCGCACCTCATGGAGTCAGTACCCGCAGACCGGGCCGTCGCCCGGCTGGTCGGACCGACCTTCTTCTGGATCCTGAGCGGTCGCAGTCGAGCTGAGCTGGTCGCACAAGACCTTGCCGCGGCGTTCGTGGCCGAGATCAGGGCTGATGCAGGTCCCAGTCGAGGCGGCGCTGGAGCTCGCTGAGTGCCCGCGATCCGCGTCCAGAGCGAGTGCGCTACAGAGGCCCGGCCGGGGCGTCACCCGGGAGGCCGACGCGCGCCCGAGCCTGCTGGAACGCGCGAGGGTGCACGCCGGCACGACTCACCGCGGCGTCGTCATCGAGATGTCCTTCTACGAGCAGCCGGAGGGTCTCGCTGACCCGAGCGATCGTCGTACGGAACTGTGCTGCGAAGGCGCGATCGACCACGCGGCCGTGACCGACGACCACGGGCCCGGTGAGCAAGGGCATCAGTCGGTCGAGGGTCTGGGCCCACTCGTGCGGGAAGGAGTCACGGAAGCCCGGCGGGCCGCTCTCCTTGACCAGGTCGCCGACAAAGCACGCGTCCGCGTCGCTGCAGGTGACGACGATGTCGTGGTCGGTGTGCCCGCGACCGAGGTGCGTGAGGCTGACGACCCGGTCGCCGAGATCGAGCCTCTTCACGTCGTTCATGACGTCGGTGGGCGGGGTGACGGTGACCGCCGTGATCGCCGCCCGCTCATCGGGTGTGAGGTCGCGCTGCAAGAGGTTCTGGCGCAGCGGCTCCGAGGCGTCGCGCACGAAGTCCGGCGCGCGGTGGTGGGCCCAGATCGGGACGTCCGTGAAGCAGGCGTTGCCCCAGACGTGGTCCCAGTGGCCGTGGGTGTTGACCACGGCCACCAGCGGTGACGACGACAGGTCACGCAGCTGGGCGCGCAGCTCATGGCCGGAGATCTCGGAGGCGCGGGTGTCGATCAGGACCAGGCCGGTCTCGCCCTCGATCACGCCGACCGTCTCGTCGGCGAAGTCGTAGCGGCGGGTCCAGATGCGGTCGCCGATCTCGGTCCACCCGGTCATGGCGCCACGTCTCCCAGGTCGCGGTCGAGGCGGCGCTCGAGGTCGCGGAGCGCTCGCTGCGCCGCGGCACGAACAGCGGACTCCTCATCATCGAGCGCGTCCAGAACGGTCGGCGCGTGCTCGCCCTCGCCCACAGCCCCGAGCACGCGCAGGGCAGCGGCGCGTACGCGCGGTACTTCGTCGGCGACGAGCTGAGCGGCAGGGTCGGCGGAGGCGCCGATCAGGCGGAGCGCGGCGACCTTGGCGCACATCTCGCGCACCCGCCAGTGCTCGTCGTCCAGGCCGGCCACGACCGCGCGCTCCGCGGAGTCGTCCCAGGCGTACAGCAGGGACCGCGCGCCCCACACCCTGAACCAGTAGTGGTTGACCGGCTTGGCCTTCCACGCCTCGGTGTGCGTGCTCAGCGCGCTGACGAACTCCGGGTCGGCGACACCATCGATCAGGCCCGCACACCGGCGTACGACATCCGCCTCGCCCCAGCGCGCGCAGGCTCGCGCGACCGTCTCCGATGGGTGCTCACGATCCGGACCGGGCATGGGAGTGATCCTTCCAGAGTGAACGCCCTGGACCGCGGGGTGCTGGTGTGACTGGTGAGGTTGGTGGGGCTCAGGTGTCTGAACGTGCGGCAAACGTCACAGCAATGTTCGGCGAGTCGGGCGGCTCAGTGCTCCCGCATGTCAGCCCGCCGTCGTACGGTCGGATTAGCGCGGAGGCGCCCGCCCTCGCGTTCGGGAGGCCCACCTATGGAGCGATCACCGCTCTGGACGGAGGGTCGGT includes these proteins:
- a CDS encoding MFS transporter yields the protein MRTEPAIAPLTSRAAEPSPRARDRLVLAGICWCTILVVGFVASINLAVPMLASSVLRPSSSQLLWIVDAYVVVFACLVIPAGALGDRYGRKGVLIAGLLIFAAGAGVSALAGDVAVMLVGRAATGLGAACVLPNGLAVLIHATEPRRRSHALAIWAAMSGVGGVVGNVGGGTFLSVGTWRWLFAAVIPVALIGAIWVALAAPRTDRHHRSLDLPGAVLLTLSTLALLMGIIEGPERGWASAPVIGAFVACLVLLAAWLRTELRSAQPLLDPRLFRVPALRAACSGMLIVFFGVFGLFYLNASLMQYGRGFSVLEAGLGVVPLTVPLLAGARYVPSLVARAGERLVLATAFGVIGIGLFGLATAIDESYAAYGAWLVLVGAGVTLALPSLTSVIAHALPPHQAGVAGGLQATTRELGSALGVAVVGSLLTSGFVHHMTSELPDVRVAEHAPRTVAEALATTTRPHHGEVISAYSSSAGTALKVVALIVLVAGVLVIAEMTWARRGERASGA
- a CDS encoding NAD-dependent epimerase/dehydratase family protein, yielding MTGATGWIGSATVDELLDAGHDVIGLARSDASAAALDEKGVKVLRGDLDDLDSLRSGAAETDGVVHLANKHDWADPAETKRSERAAIGALADALLGTDRPLVVAAPLSGIVEGRPVRETDASPAVGPDSARGGSENLALEYAGRGVRTVIARFAPSVHGVGDWGFVSFLAAAARKHGVSAYVGDGTARWSAVARADAARLIRLGLEQAPARSRLHVVDEEAISTRTIAEALGRALDLPVTSVAPGDADEHFGFVGGFFRTTMTASNELTRAMLPWTPTGAGLVEDIDAGAYGRA
- a CDS encoding TetR/AcrR family transcriptional regulator, which translates into the protein MTTEQGRGGRPRSEQARAAVLHAVDDLLLEVGYSAMTMKGIAERAGVSRQTVYRWWSTKAEILFEASAIDAEQELAVRPAGDPVSDLAAYLDALGRFLAESEAGASYRALLGEAQHDAAVAQLLGTKDVIGDSARTVIDRAVPHLMESVPADRAVARLVGPTFFWILSGRSRAELVAQDLAAAFVAEIRADAGPSRGGAGAR
- a CDS encoding MBL fold metallo-hydrolase, which produces MTGWTEIGDRIWTRRYDFADETVGVIEGETGLVLIDTRASEISGHELRAQLRDLSSSPLVAVVNTHGHWDHVWGNACFTDVPIWAHHRAPDFVRDASEPLRQNLLQRDLTPDERAAITAVTVTPPTDVMNDVKRLDLGDRVVSLTHLGRGHTDHDIVVTCSDADACFVGDLVKESGPPGFRDSFPHEWAQTLDRLMPLLTGPVVVGHGRVVDRAFAAQFRTTIARVSETLRLLVEGHLDDDAAVSRAGVHPRAFQQARARVGLPGDAPAGPL
- a CDS encoding HEAT repeat domain-containing protein; amino-acid sequence: MPGPDREHPSETVARACARWGEADVVRRCAGLIDGVADPEFVSALSTHTEAWKAKPVNHYWFRVWGARSLLYAWDDSAERAVVAGLDDEHWRVREMCAKVAALRLIGASADPAAQLVADEVPRVRAAALRVLGAVGEGEHAPTVLDALDDEESAVRAAAQRALRDLERRLDRDLGDVAP